The Ectothiorhodospiraceae bacterium 2226 region CAGGGCATGTGGGGCATCAGGCAGCGGCGCGTCCACCGCTCCTGTCAGTATCTTTGCTCCGGCGTGCACCCCGCAAGCCGAACTTTGAGCCGCAGCGGCGCGACGGTACACTGAGGCGCCGCCGGAGGCGCGCCTGCTGCCCCGGCCGCAGCGGGCGACATCGCCACCGATCATCTACGCTTAGGGTCGAAACATGGCCAAGATTCCGGTTATCCGCCGTTCCCGCACCGTCGCCCGCTCGCGCCTGTTCCACATCGAGGAACTGGATCTCGAGTTTTCCAACGGCGTGTCGGCCCGTTACGAGCGCCTCGCCGGCTCGGGGCGGGGGGCGGTGCTCATCGTGCCGATGCTCGATCCCGAGACGGTGCTGCTCATCCGCGAGTACGCCGCGGGGGTGCATCGCTACGAGCTTGCGCTGCCCAAGGGACGCGTCGAGCCCGGCGAAGAACTGTTGGCGGCGGCCAACCGCGAGATCATGGAGGAAGTGGGTTACGCGGCGCGGCGCCTGGAGGTGCTGCGCGCGGTGACGGCCGCCCCGGGTTATCTGAGCCACACCACGCACATCGTGCTGGCCCAGGAGCTCTACCCGCAGCGCGCGCAAGGCGACGAGCCGGAAGAGATCGAGGTGGTGCCGTGGCGCCTGTCCGAGCTGTCGGCACTGTTAGAACAAGAGGATTGCACTGAGGCCCGCAGCATCGCGGCCCTCTTTTTAGCCAGGGAGGCAATGGCGGGTGAACGCTGAACAGGGACTGGATTTGAACGGGCTGCTGCCCGAGGTGGTGGCGCTCGCGCGCGAGGCCGGGGAGCGCATCCTCGAGGTCTACGAGACCGACTTCGAAGTACAGATCAAGGGCGACGACAGCCCGCTGACCCACGCCGATCTCGCCGCCCACCGCACCATCGTCGGCGGCCTACGAGCCCTGACCCCCGAGCTGCCGGTGCTGTCCGAGGAGTCGGCCGCCATCCCGTTCGAAGAGCGGGCGCGCTGGCGCCGCTACTGGCTGGTGGACCCGCTGGACGGCACGCGCGAGTTCGTCAAGCGCAACGGCGAGTTCACGGTGAACATCGCCCTGATCGATAACCACGAGCCCGTGCTCGGCGTGGTCGGCGTACCGGTGAAAAACGTCGCGTACTACGCCCGTCGCGGCGGCGGCGCCTGGCGCGCCGACAGCGCAGGGGCGACGCAGGCAATTCACGCGCGCCCCCTGCCGGACGGCCCGCCGACGGTCGCCGGCAGCCGCTCGCACGCCGGCCGTTCGCTCAGCGCCTTCCTGGCCCGCCTCGGCACGCACGAGCTGGTGAGCATGGGCAGCGCGCTCAAGTCCTGCCTGGTGGCCGAAGGCAAGGCCGACGTCTACCCGCGCCTCGGGCCCACGTCGGAATGGGACACCGCGGCGGCCCAGGCCGTGGTCGAGGAGGCCGGCGGGCACGTGACCGACACCGCCATGCGCCCGCTGCGCTACAACACCAAGGAAAGCCTGCTGAACCCCCACTTCTTCGCCTACGGCGCGAATCAGGTCGACTGGTCGAAGTATCTGGAGGCGGAGCCCGCCGGGGCCCGCCCGCGCCCCATCGCGCACGGCTCGTGAACGCCGTGAGGCGCGCTGGCGCGCCTCACGGATCACCCCGCTGAGCGCGTGTCGTACACCGACATGATGGTCTCGAGCTCGCAGAGTACGCGGAGACGTTCGTCGTCCGTCAGCCCCTCGGTCTGCGGCACCGGCAAGCCAAGGCGCAGCGCGCCGATGGTGGCGCGCACCGCCTTGCAGCCGTTCTGACACAGGGCTTCCACGCAAGCGTTTACCCGGCGGTCGTTGACCGCCACCGCAATCGCGACGGCCCCCATGTCAGCGGGCGGCCACGCGTCCCTTGTCGGGCAGCGTGATGTTGAGCTCCAGTACACCCAGCTCAGCCTCCTGCTCGAGCGTTACCGACACACTGTCGTTGTCGACATCCACGTACTTGGCAATCACTTCCATCAAGTCCTTCTTGAGCAACGGCAGGTAGTCCGGCGCGTTGCGGTTGGCACGTTCGTGCGTGATGACGATCTGCAGGCGTTCCTTGGCGGTCTTGGCTGAACCGTTGCGGCGCCCACGCAGCAAATCGAGAAGACCCATGGCTCAGCTCCCGAACAGGCGCTGGAGGATACCCTTGCGGGCCTCTTCGAGGAAACGCTGCGGGCGCTCCTCGCCCAGGAAGCGGGCCACGATGTCGCTGTAGGCATCGCCGGCCTCGCTACGTTCCTGCAGCACGATGGGCACGCCGGCGTTCGAGGCCTGCAGCACGTCCTGCGACTCCGGCACCACCCCGAGCAGCGGGATGCCGAGGATCTCGCACACGTCTTCCACGCTCAACATCTCGCCGCTCGCCACCCGCCGCGGCGAGTAACGCGTAACGATCAGATGCTCGCGCACCGGCTCGCCAGCGTCCTCCGCACGGCGCGACTTGGCCGCGAGGATGCCGAGAATGCGGTCGGAGTCGCGCACCGAGGAGACCTCGGGATTGACTACCACCAACGCCTCGTCGGCGTAGTACATGGCCATCATGGCGCCGCCCTCGATGCCGGCGGGTGAGTCGCACACGATGTAGTCGAAACCTTGGTCCTCGGCGAGCGCCTTCAGGACGCGCCCCACCCCCTCGCGCGAGAGCGCGTCCTTGTCGCGCGTCTGCGAGGCGGGCAGCACGTACAGCTTGTCGCAGCGCTTGTCGCGGATCAGCGCCTGGTGCAGCGTCGCTTCTTCATTGATGACGTTGACGAAGTCGTACACCACGCGGCGCTCGCAGCCCATCACCAGATCCAGGTTGCGCAAGCCGACGTCGAAATCGATAACCGCCGTCTTGTGCCCCTGCAGCGCGAGACCCATGGCGAAGTTGGCGCTGGTGGTCGTCTTGCCCACGCCCCCCTTGCCGGATGTGACTACGATGATCTTTGCCAAGGCAGAACCTCCGGTTGTTCATTATGTGGCGGACCCACGTCCGCCGGACCCGCACGCGCGGGCGCCGCTCCTGCATGACCCTGAGCGATCCATCGATGCGCCAGAGTCCGGGGCATGCCGCCCCCTTTCCCTCCAACCGCGGCCTGCGCCACGGCCCCATACCTTGTTACGCGGTCGAGTCTACCCCGCGACGGGTCGTTACAAGGCCTCAATGACCAGTTGGCCCTGCACCAGGCGCACCTGTACCGACCGCGGCGGGCGTGTGCCCTCTTCGACCACCCGGTAGACCCCGGCGATTGACACCAACTCGCCCGCGAAATCCTGACAGAAGATGCGCGCGCTTTCATCCCCCTGGACGCCCGCCAACGCACGGCCGCGAAAGGTGCCGTAGACGTGGATGCTGCCGTCGGCGAGCAACTCGGCGCCGGTGTTGACCGGCCCGACCACCACCAGGTCGCCGCCGGGCGCATACACCTGCTGGCCCGAGCGCACCGGCTGCGTGACCAGTTTGGCCGGCGCATAGGCCGGTGGCGCGGGCGCGGCCTCGCGTGCCGCGCCCGCGCCGACCACGCCCAAGCCGAGCTCGCGCGCGGCAGCAGCCAGCGGCGCCGGCGCCCCGGCCAGCAGCGCGGCCGGGCGCAAGCCGTGGGTGCGCAGCCCCTGGAGCAGGGCGCGCAGGTTCAGGCGCTCCGGTGCCTCGACCTCGTTGAGGTCCAGCACCACGGCCGCGTTCTGGAAGAAATCCGCGCCTTTTGCCAGGTGGGTGCGCAAGGCGTCGTTCAGCGCGGTGAGCTCACTGCTGAAGATGCGCAGTACGCTGAAGGTGAAGCTGCGTCCCGTGAAGGCGAGCGCGGCCGACGTGCGGCGTGCGCCGACGCCCGGCTTGGCGGCTGAGCGAGTTCCCAATGGTTATTGTTCCGTTGGCAGGATGTGCGCGATTGTCGATTGTTGTGCGGCCGGGGGCCGCGAACGGGTTCCCATTAGACAGTAAAGGCCCCGGCCTTGCCAAGGCAGTACGCGGCGTGGACGCACGCCCCCCGGTTCCCTTAAAGTGTCGCGTTTTTAACCGGGGCGAGCGTCATGGGTCAGGCACAGGATAGACGAAGCGCCGCGCGCGCGCTGACCGAGGCCGGGCGGTTCTTCTTCGCCCGCGGATGGGTCCCCGCGACCAGCGGGAACTTCTCAGCGCGTCTGTCGGCCGATGAGGCCCTGCTCACCGTCTCGGGCCGCCACAAGGGCCATCTCGACCCGGAGGCGGACTTTCTGCGCGTGGACCTCGACGGTCGTAGCCTGGATGCGGATCGGCGCCCGTCCGCCGAGACCGAGTTGCACACCACCCTGTACCGGCGCGACGCCGGGATCGGTGCGGTGCTGCACACCCACTCGCCCCACGCCACGGTACTGTCCCAACTTACGCGGGGGGGCGACCTGGAACTGGCCGAGTACGAAGTGCTGAAGGCCTTTCCGGGGATCGCGACCCACAGCGCCAGCGTGCGCGTACCGGTGTTCGACAACGACCAGGACATCACGCGGCTGGCGGCCGCGGTCGCTGCGCGCATGGACGCGGCCGGACTCGGTGTCGGCTACCTGATCGCCGGGCATGGCTGCTATACCTGGGGGGAGACCGTGGCCGATGCGGTGCGCCATGTCGAGGCGTTGGAGTTCCTGTTCGAATGCGAGCTGCTGAAGCGAGGATTGGTGCGATGAGCGAACTGCGTATCTACCGCGAGGCGGGGGCCGACGGCGCGCCGGCGGGCGAGCCGCGCGTGGTGCAGGCGCGCGAGGACATCGCGCGCGAGCTGGCGGCAATCGGCGTGCTGTTCGAGGCCTGGGAGGCCGAGCGCGTGCTGCCGGACGATGCGACCCAGGACGAGGTGATTGAGGCCTACCGCGGCCCGATCGAGCGCCTGATGCGCGACAACGGCTTCAAATCCGTCGACGTGGTGAGCATGTATCCCGACCACCCCGACCGGGAGGCGCTGCGCAAGAAGTTTCTCGACGAGCACACCCACAGCGACTACGAGGTGCGCTTCTTCGTCGACGGCAGCGGCCTGTTCTATCTGCACCCGCAGAACGAGGCCGGGCGCGGCAAGGTGTACACCGTGCTGTGCGAGCGCGGCGACTTGATCAGCGTGCCGGCCGGCACCCCGCACTGGTTCGACATGGGCGAGCGGCCGTTCTTCAAGGCCATCCGGCTGTTCTGCTCGCCCGAGGGCTGGGTGGCCGACTTCACGGGCAGCGACATCGCGCGCCGCTACCCCGCCTACGACGAGCTCGTATGATCCGCGCGATCGTCACCGACATCGAGGGCACGACGTCCTCGCTTTCGTTCGTCAAGGACGCGCTGTTCCCCTATGCGCGCGAACACCTGCCCGCGTTCGTGCGCGCGAACGCGCAGCGGCCCGATGTGCGCCGCGAGCTCAATCAGGTGCAGGCGGAAACCGGCGCCGTGGACGACGAGGCGGCCATCCAGACCTTGCTCCAGTGGATCGACGAGGACCGCAAGGCGACCCCGCTTAAGACGCTACAGGGCATGATTTGGGAGCGCGGCTTCGCGCAAGGTGACTTTCAGGGCCACATCTACGAGGACGCCGCACGGCGCCTGCGCGAGTGGCATGCCGCCGGGCTCAAGCTGTACGTGTACTCCTCCGGTTCCGTGCAGGCCCAGAAGCTGCTGTTCGCACACACCGCCTACGGCGACCTCACGCCGCTGTTCAGCGGTTATTTCGACACCACCATCGGCAACAAACGTGAAGCGGGCGCCTACCGGCGCATCCTGCAGACCATCGGCCTGCCCGGCGAGCAGGTGCTGTTCTTGTCCGACGTACCGGCCGAGTTGGATGCCGCGCGCGCGGCGCGCATGCGCACGCTGTGGCTGGTGCGCGACGAGGAGACCGACCTGGCGGCCGACCACACGGCGGTGCGCAACTTCCACGCCATCGACTTCAACGCGTTGCGCTAGGGACGTCTGATCCGCGACGGCGCAGAGCACGCATAGCGGACAACGCGCCTAGGACTGGACCTCGATGCGGTTGACCACGCGGTCCACGCCGAACACGAACCACGCGTCGCGTTCGGCGGCGTGGCGCTGACCCTCGGCCGCCACCAGCCCCTCCAGCACCACGGTGTGGTCATCCTCGGCGTGCGCGCGGATCTGGGTGGCATCCACCGACGGATCCTTGTCGAGCACCAGGCGCAGCGCGTCAGTCAGTTCGGCGCCGTTGTCGGCCTCGTCGGGGACCACCTCCAGCCCGTTGACGACGTCCCTCACCCCACGCGCCCACCAGCACAGCACGCCCGCCAAGCGCTTGTGCGACAGGCTGTTGACCTGCCCGCTCAAGGTCACCACGCCCTCTTCCACGCGCACCACGATCTCGTCGTTCGACTCCGGCGGCGTGGCGCGCACCAAGGTACCGCGCCCGTTGCCGTCCAGCACGCGCAACCCGCTGACTTGTAACGCGCGATCCTGCTCCAGGTTGGCGAGCACCCGATCGCGTACCGCGCCGTCGCCGGGGCGTTCGAGCGGCTCGACGTGCAGGCGGTCGATGATCGCCGCGATGCCGGGCACGGCGGCGGCACACGCCAGCGCCAGCTTCTTGGCCGCCACGCTGCCGACTTCGCCCTCCAGCACCAGCGCATCGTGGTCCATGCGCGCCTTGATCGGATGATGGTGCAGGTCCACGTGCGGCTCGCGCTCGAGCGCAGCACGCACTTGGCGGATCAGAGCGTCGTCGGGCATCAATGCATCCTCTTGCCGCGGCTGTGGTTGGACTGCATGGGGTGGCTGTACTGGCCGGCGCGGGCGTCGCGCAGCAGGTCGAGGAAGGTCTCGGCCCGCATGCGCACCAGTGACTGGTGATCGCCACCCTCGAAGTAGATCTCCGGGTCTGTGCCGACGCTCTCGTCGATCAGCGTCTCCAATCCATAGGCCGGCCCGAGCGGCGGCACCGCGCCAGGATCACAATCGGGGAACAGCTGGTTGACCTCGGCGGCGGTGGCGAGTCCCACCGGACGGTCGAGTTCCTCGTGCAGCACGCCAAGCTCGACCTCGTGGGTGGCCGGCACGATCACCATGAGAAAGCGCTGATCGTCCTGCAACACCACCGCCTTGGCCACATCCTGGCCCGGCACGTGGGCCTCGCGCGCGGTGTGGGTACTGGCGAGGGTGCGCGGGTGCTCGACAATCTCGTAGTCGGCGCCGCTCTGGTCCAGGTAGCGCTTCACCGTCTCTGCTAGTGGCATGGGGATCCCTCCCGAGGTGCCGTGCAGCGCCAGAGCGGCGCCTGCCAGGGAAGTATAGCCAAGGGCACCACGACCCACGCCGGGCAGTGGTAGCATGACGGGAAACATCGAATCGGAGGTCCTGCCATGGTGCGTGCGCGAAGTGCCTTGATCCTGCTCCTGATCGCCGTGTCGCCGGCGGCGCTGGCCGAACGCATCCTGCCCGCGCCGGAGCAACTCAGCGAACGCGTCTGGGCGTGGATCGGCCCCTATGGCGGGCCGACGCAAGAGAACCGCGGGTTTCGCATGAACCTGCTGTACGTGGTGGGCGACGACGCCGTCGCGGTGCTGGACACCGGCTACACCGAGGCGATGGCGCAGGAGATGCTGGCCGCCATTCGCGCGCGAACCGACCGGCCGATCCGCTATGCGGTCAACACCAATTCCCAGGCGGCCCGCCATATGGGCAACGACGTGTTCCGAGACGCCGGCGCCGAGATCGTCGCGCACCGGGATGCGCTGCCGCGCCTCACCGGCGAGGCGCAGAACTTCGCCGGCGCCGTGGAGCGGACCCTCGGCTTGGCGGCCGACAGCGTGCAGCCGCCGGCACCGCCCACCGAGGTGGTGGACGGCCCCGCCAAGCTCGACCTCGGCGGCGTGACCCTGGAACTCCTGCCGGCCGGCCACGCCCACACGCCGGGCAGCCTGGTGGTCAACATCGCCGAGCAAGGGCTGGTGTATGCCGGTGACGTGCTGTACGGCGAGCGGCTGCTGTCGATCCTCCCCGGCGTCAGCGACGTGGCCGGCTGGATCGCCGCCTACGAGGGCCTGCGGGCGCATACGGGCGCGAGCTTCGTGCCGGGACACGGCAAGCCCGGTCCACTGGAGAAGTTCGAACACCCCGTGCACGGCTACCTCACCGCGCTGCGCGAGCACATGGACGCGCAGGTCGACATGGGCGTCGACATGCAGAGCGCGATCGAAAGCTTCGACGCCTCCCCCTGGGCGCCGCTCGAGAACTTCGAGGATCTCCACGCGCGCAACGCCCACGCCGCCTACGTGCAGAGCGAGGAGGCCGCGTTCGGCAATTGAGGGTCAAGCGTGTTGCAGCCTGACGTCGGCGCCGGCGCGCCCGGCCGATGAGGCCTTTGAGGCCGCGAGATGGCGGGACTCGATTCGGCACAGCGCGCACGCCACGCACCAATCGATCTCCACGACCGCGGCTCGAGGTGTACGAGACGCCGGTGTCCTGCACCGCGCGGCACCACCGCCGCAGGGCCTCCACGGAAGCCGTTCAGTCGAAGCCGACCAACACCGGGTCGTGGTCCGAACTGCGGTAGGGGTCAGGCGCGTACCAGTCGCGGCGCCCGTCGAACGCCAGGTGCGGCGGCTCATCCGCGTTGATGTGCCAGATCGCCACGCCGCGGACCCGCTCGGCCATGCCGGCGCTCGCCAGAACGTGGTCGAGATAGCCGGCCTCGCCCCGGAATACGTAGGTGTAGCGCCGCTCGGGCGGCAGCCGCGCGGCCACCAAGTCCACCAACCCGGCCTCGTCCAATACCCGCAGCGGGTCCTCCGCGCCGTAGGCGTTCAGGTCGCCCAGCACCAGCACGTCCTCCACCGCGGCCTCGTGTGCGGCGCGCCGCACGAAGCCCGCCAGCGCCTCGCCCTGCGCCGTGCGCCGCTGGTTCCAACAGCCCTGCCCGCGATCGATGTCGCCGCGCGCGGGACAGCCGGTCTTGGACTTGAAGTGGACCGCCACGGCCAGGAACGGCGCGCCGCCGGCGCGCGCGCGGAACACGGCCGCCACCGGCGGACGCTCATGGATGGGGTCGGTGTCGACGCGCGGTGCGCCCACCACCTCCAGTCGGTCGGCGCGGTACACCAGCGCGACCTGAATGGCATCGGTACCGAGCGGCTGGGGCACCGGCACCGCGCGCCAATGCGCTTCTTCCGCGCCACGGTTCAACTGGCGGACCAGGTCGGTCAGGGCCTCGGCGCGGTTTTCGACCTCCACCAGCGCCAGCAGGTCGGCCTCCAGCCCGTGGGCCGCGGCCAACAGCTTGGCGCGTTGACGCTCGAGTTCCTGTGCATGACGCGCCCCGCGCTGCCCAAGGCTGAGGAAATAGTTCTCCACATTGAAGGCCGCCGCACGCACCCGCCCCGGCACCGGCGGCGGGGCCGCCGGACGCGGATTCGCGTCGTCGAAATGCACCGCGCGAATGGGGTGCACGCGGTATTCCTCGAAGGCGTGCGCGAGAATGCCGGTCAGACCTTCGATCACCGCGCCGCTGCGCCGGCTGCCGTAGGCGTCGAGGTAGGGAATCGGCTCGGGCTGCGCGCGGTAGCTGCCGTCGTCCAGCACGATGCGCCGCCGCGCGTTGGCCGCCGGGTCGCCGTCCGGCGCGTTGGTCGGCCGAAACAGGCGCCCGCCGGCCGCCAGATCCAGCGAGCCGTAACGTGCGAGCAGATAGTTGCCGGTGACGGTGAGGGGCTGATCGAAGCGCACCTTGACGTCCACCAGTCGCGCCAGGCGATCGGCATCGGCGGGCAACTCGAGCGGCACGGGGTCCGGCAGCCCGGGACGGCCGCACACCTCCACGCGCGCCGGCGCGCTCAGCTGGAAGCGCCCGCGGTGCTCGGCGGTCTCGGCGGCCAGGCGCACGCGCACCCCCGGCTCGATCCCCCGGCGCTCGCGCGCGCCCAGGCGGGGGGCGAACACGAACACGGCGGCCGGCTCCGGCGCGCCCGCCTGCTGAAGATAAAAGCCGCCCAGGGCCTCACGCCCGAGGAACACCCCCGTCACCACGCCTTCGACCGTCACGCGCTGGCCCGGCGCCTGCGTCTTGACCTCGGCCAGCGGCGCCGTCGCGAGGGGCGGACATTCGCGGGCGCCCGCCGCCCCGCCGGTCAGCGCGAGCAGCGCCAGCGCGAAGCCGAGGCCCCGCATGCGAAGCACCCTCAACACAGGCGGCTCAGCGTTCCAACAAGCGCGGCATCAACTCAACGAGGTTGCACGGGCGAGTGCGGTAGTCCAGCTGATGGGCCAGGATTTGGGTCCATGCCGTGCGACAGGCCCCGCTCGAGCCGGGCAGCGCGAACACATACGTGCCATTGGCCACGCCCGCCACCGCGCGCGACTGGATGGTCGAGGTGTTGATCTCCGCGAGCGAGACGTGGCGAAACACCTCGCCGAAGCCTTCGATGGTCTTGTCGAATAGCGGGACGAGCGCCTCCGGCGTGCCGTCGCGCCCCGTCAGGCCCGTGCCGCCGGTGGCGATCACCGCCTGAACGTCGGGGTCGGCGATCCAGCGGGACACCTCGGCGCGAATGCGGTACACATCGTCGGGCACGATGAGCTTCTCCGCCAAGCGGTGCCCTGCCTGCTGCACGGCCTCGGCGAGGTAGCGGCCGGAGGTGTCGTCCGCCTCGCTGCGCGTGTCCGATACCGTGAGCACGGCGACGCTTACGGGAATGAAGGCACGCTCGGTCATGGCAACACTCCTCTTCTGGGGGCCGCCATTGTACGTGCCTGATGCCGCCATCGCGACGCTGCCGCGGGCGGCGCTTTACTCCGCCGCTCCGCTCCCCTATCCTCCGGGTCTTGCGGGGGGTCGGGTAGCGGCCGCGGGAGCGGCGGCGCCTGGGGAACGCAGGGCCTCCACCACGACAACATCCTTCCACCGACGCCTGCCGGCCGGGCGCGCCATGCCCCCTTCGCGTCGGAAACCGGTCGGAGCGATCGGGCCGCCCGAACAGAGCGCTTCGCCCCCCGCTCCCCGGCATCAGAGACGAGGACGCGCATGGAGTCACACCAGCCGCCCGAACCCTTGGGCCGCAAGACTACCGGGATCCCCGGGTTGGACAAGCTCTTGGACGGCGGCATTGTCGCGGGGGCGGTCTATATCGTGCAGGGCCCGCCCGGTGCCGGGAAGACGATACTCGCCAACCAGTTTTGCTTTCACCGCGCGGCCGAGGGCGAGCGCTGCCTGTACCTGACGCTGCTGTCCGAGTCGCATGACCGGCTGCTGCGCCACATGGGACAGATGCAGTTTTTCGACGCCACCCGCATCCCCGAGATGATCTATTACGCCAGCGGCTTCGGCGCGCTGGAGCGCGAGGGGCTGGCCGGGGTGCTGCGTCTCGTCAGCCTGGAGCGGCGCCGGCGCGATGCGTCGGTGGTGGTCCTGGACGGACTGTTCGTCTTGGAAGAGCACGCCGGCTGCGAGCGCGACTTCCGCCGCTTCGTGCACGACTTGGCCACGCTGGCGCACCTCAGCAACTGCACGATACTGCTACTCACCAACAGCAAGCGCGGCGCCGGCAGTGCCGAGTACACGATGGTTGACGGCTGGCTGGAACTCGGCCGCGAGCAACTCGCCTACCGGGCGCTACGCTACGTGCAGGTACACAAGACCCGCGGCAGCGATTTCTTATCGGGACGGCATGTGCTCAAGATCAGCAACGGCGGGCTGGCGGTGTACCCGCGCCTCGAGAGCGAACTGCACCCGGTACGCACCCCGCCGCGCGATCAAGGCCAACGCCTGTCCAGCGGCATGGCGAAGCTCGACGAGATCCTCGGGGGCGGACTGCGGGCCGGCTCCACGACGCTGGTGGTGGGTCCCACGGGCATCGGCAAGACCTCGCTCGGGCTGAAGTTCCTCAGCCGGTGCACCCCCGAAGAACCCGGCGTCCTGTTCGGTTTCTACGAGGACGAATCCGATCTCATCGAGAAGGCGCGGGGTAACGGCCTCGACCTGCACGCGATGATGGCAAGCGGCGCCGTGACGGTCGTGGTCCACCCCGCGGTCGAGTACTTTCTGGACGAGCTCGGCCAGACCCTGCTTCAGGCCGTGCAAAGGAGCGGCGCGCAGCGTCTGTTCGTCGACGGCGTCGAGGCCTTCGAGCAAAGCGCCGAACACCCCGAACGTCTGG contains the following coding sequences:
- the nudE gene encoding ADP compounds hydrolase NudE, with translation MAKIPVIRRSRTVARSRLFHIEELDLEFSNGVSARYERLAGSGRGAVLIVPMLDPETVLLIREYAAGVHRYELALPKGRVEPGEELLAAANREIMEEVGYAARRLEVLRAVTAAPGYLSHTTHIVLAQELYPQRAQGDEPEEIEVVPWRLSELSALLEQEDCTEARSIAALFLAREAMAGER
- the cysQ gene encoding 3'(2'),5'-bisphosphate nucleotidase CysQ, which encodes MDLNGLLPEVVALAREAGERILEVYETDFEVQIKGDDSPLTHADLAAHRTIVGGLRALTPELPVLSEESAAIPFEERARWRRYWLVDPLDGTREFVKRNGEFTVNIALIDNHEPVLGVVGVPVKNVAYYARRGGGAWRADSAGATQAIHARPLPDGPPTVAGSRSHAGRSLSAFLARLGTHELVSMGSALKSCLVAEGKADVYPRLGPTSEWDTAAAQAVVEEAGGHVTDTAMRPLRYNTKESLLNPHFFAYGANQVDWSKYLEAEPAGARPRPIAHGS
- the minE gene encoding cell division topological specificity factor MinE; protein product: MGLLDLLRGRRNGSAKTAKERLQIVITHERANRNAPDYLPLLKKDLMEVIAKYVDVDNDSVSVTLEQEAELGVLELNITLPDKGRVAAR
- the minD gene encoding septum site-determining protein MinD translates to MAKIIVVTSGKGGVGKTTTSANFAMGLALQGHKTAVIDFDVGLRNLDLVMGCERRVVYDFVNVINEEATLHQALIRDKRCDKLYVLPASQTRDKDALSREGVGRVLKALAEDQGFDYIVCDSPAGIEGGAMMAMYYADEALVVVNPEVSSVRDSDRILGILAAKSRRAEDAGEPVREHLIVTRYSPRRVASGEMLSVEDVCEILGIPLLGVVPESQDVLQASNAGVPIVLQERSEAGDAYSDIVARFLGEERPQRFLEEARKGILQRLFGS
- the minC gene encoding septum site-determining protein MinC encodes the protein MGTRSAAKPGVGARRTSAALAFTGRSFTFSVLRIFSSELTALNDALRTHLAKGADFFQNAAVVLDLNEVEAPERLNLRALLQGLRTHGLRPAALLAGAPAPLAAAARELGLGVVGAGAAREAAPAPPAYAPAKLVTQPVRSGQQVYAPGGDLVVVGPVNTGAELLADGSIHVYGTFRGRALAGVQGDESARIFCQDFAGELVSIAGVYRVVEEGTRPPRSVQVRLVQGQLVIEAL
- a CDS encoding methylthioribulose 1-phosphate dehydratase translates to MGQAQDRRSAARALTEAGRFFFARGWVPATSGNFSARLSADEALLTVSGRHKGHLDPEADFLRVDLDGRSLDADRRPSAETELHTTLYRRDAGIGAVLHTHSPHATVLSQLTRGGDLELAEYEVLKAFPGIATHSASVRVPVFDNDQDITRLAAAVAARMDAAGLGVGYLIAGHGCYTWGETVADAVRHVEALEFLFECELLKRGLVR
- a CDS encoding cupin; this encodes MSELRIYREAGADGAPAGEPRVVQAREDIARELAAIGVLFEAWEAERVLPDDATQDEVIEAYRGPIERLMRDNGFKSVDVVSMYPDHPDREALRKKFLDEHTHSDYEVRFFVDGSGLFYLHPQNEAGRGKVYTVLCERGDLISVPAGTPHWFDMGERPFFKAIRLFCSPEGWVADFTGSDIARRYPAYDELV
- the mtnC gene encoding acireductone synthase; the encoded protein is MIRAIVTDIEGTTSSLSFVKDALFPYAREHLPAFVRANAQRPDVRRELNQVQAETGAVDDEAAIQTLLQWIDEDRKATPLKTLQGMIWERGFAQGDFQGHIYEDAARRLREWHAAGLKLYVYSSGSVQAQKLLFAHTAYGDLTPLFSGYFDTTIGNKREAGAYRRILQTIGLPGEQVLFLSDVPAELDAARAARMRTLWLVRDEETDLAADHTAVRNFHAIDFNALR
- a CDS encoding BON domain-containing protein, with the translated sequence MMPDDALIRQVRAALEREPHVDLHHHPIKARMDHDALVLEGEVGSVAAKKLALACAAAVPGIAAIIDRLHVEPLERPGDGAVRDRVLANLEQDRALQVSGLRVLDGNGRGTLVRATPPESNDEIVVRVEEGVVTLSGQVNSLSHKRLAGVLCWWARGVRDVVNGLEVVPDEADNGAELTDALRLVLDKDPSVDATQIRAHAEDDHTVVLEGLVAAEGQRHAAERDAWFVFGVDRVVNRIEVQS
- a CDS encoding YbaK/EbsC family protein; the encoded protein is MPLAETVKRYLDQSGADYEIVEHPRTLASTHTAREAHVPGQDVAKAVVLQDDQRFLMVIVPATHEVELGVLHEELDRPVGLATAAEVNQLFPDCDPGAVPPLGPAYGLETLIDESVGTDPEIYFEGGDHQSLVRMRAETFLDLLRDARAGQYSHPMQSNHSRGKRMH
- a CDS encoding MBL fold metallo-hydrolase: MVRARSALILLLIAVSPAALAERILPAPEQLSERVWAWIGPYGGPTQENRGFRMNLLYVVGDDAVAVLDTGYTEAMAQEMLAAIRARTDRPIRYAVNTNSQAARHMGNDVFRDAGAEIVAHRDALPRLTGEAQNFAGAVERTLGLAADSVQPPAPPTEVVDGPAKLDLGGVTLELLPAGHAHTPGSLVVNIAEQGLVYAGDVLYGERLLSILPGVSDVAGWIAAYEGLRAHTGASFVPGHGKPGPLEKFEHPVHGYLTALREHMDAQVDMGVDMQSAIESFDASPWAPLENFEDLHARNAHAAYVQSEEAAFGN
- a CDS encoding ExeM/NucH family extracellular endonuclease, whose protein sequence is MRGLGFALALLALTGGAAGARECPPLATAPLAEVKTQAPGQRVTVEGVVTGVFLGREALGGFYLQQAGAPEPAAVFVFAPRLGARERRGIEPGVRVRLAAETAEHRGRFQLSAPARVEVCGRPGLPDPVPLELPADADRLARLVDVKVRFDQPLTVTGNYLLARYGSLDLAAGGRLFRPTNAPDGDPAANARRRIVLDDGSYRAQPEPIPYLDAYGSRRSGAVIEGLTGILAHAFEEYRVHPIRAVHFDDANPRPAAPPPVPGRVRAAAFNVENYFLSLGQRGARHAQELERQRAKLLAAAHGLEADLLALVEVENRAEALTDLVRQLNRGAEEAHWRAVPVPQPLGTDAIQVALVYRADRLEVVGAPRVDTDPIHERPPVAAVFRARAGGAPFLAVAVHFKSKTGCPARGDIDRGQGCWNQRRTAQGEALAGFVRRAAHEAAVEDVLVLGDLNAYGAEDPLRVLDEAGLVDLVAARLPPERRYTYVFRGEAGYLDHVLASAGMAERVRGVAIWHINADEPPHLAFDGRRDWYAPDPYRSSDHDPVLVGFD